In Notolabrus celidotus isolate fNotCel1 chromosome 5, fNotCel1.pri, whole genome shotgun sequence, the genomic window GCTCAAGAAGTTGTGTGAGGTGGTGGAGAGAGGTCTCAATGCTTTGGCCAATGGTGCAGTTACACTGCTGCCCCAAAATGTGTCAGTAGTAACAGACTCTGCCTTCATGCAGGTAGGCAGTCAACAATTTCAATACTCACATGAAAGAAGTTAATAGAAGCTCAATCTGACATTTATTAATCCTAAAATAATCTGAGCCAGATGTTAAATTGAGTTCAAATTTAAATgctatggggcgctggtggcctagtggtctaaatGCCCCACGTGTCGagactatagtcctcgttgcagaggtcgccggttcaactcacagccggttgaccatttgctgcatgtcttcctccactcaaaaaaaatctaaatgatacTTGTAAGATAGAAATGTATTTAAGTGTTAACTGAAAATCCTAAAGAACCAGAAAATTGACggtatgtgtttttaaaacctgcttttctcttctcttcgtAGAAATTCAGCCCCCGCCCTCCATCAACTCCCTCTTTATCTTCACAAACATCATCAGAAGAGGTAAATGAAGAAGATGAAAttcaaaggaaggaagaagaactGGAAATTGAGGCAGAGTCAGATATTAAAGTCTGTCAGCACACTCAGTCGACTCATGTGTACCTGCTGATTAAGGACCTTCTTCATGAGCTGAACATCATTCACCACAGGGTTTCCCTCAAATTACTGCAGCAGAATGCAGGTCAGACTTCCTGCAACACTTAAagttttttactttatttaatggTTAACTTGGTTAGATTTGGTTAGAATATTAATTCTAATTTTATATATCTGCCATCAAACAATGACCAATTATAGAAACAAATTATAGGTTTTATAACTATGGGTTAATGGCTTTGCCCTGCTGGTTGTGTCTAGTTGCAGAGTCTGACTTGATGGATCGGATTAAGAAGAACAAGGTGTCCAAAGCTCTTTTCCTGATTCAGAAAGCCTCCATGGTTTACACTAATGTGGAGCCAAAgaacagcagagaaacaaagagtcTGCTAGAGGTAACTTATGCATACACATCCAATGTTTTCAAGACAGTCTCAGTCATGTATTGGATGAGAAAAACTTTAAATAGCTTAtgtataactttatttttatatcatttaaTATATTACTGCATGCACCACAGTaagttgtgtttatttgcaAATGTATATCAATGTGTGGAAtagtgggaaaaaaataaagttttttcacCCTGTGAAAGAGTCACTGACTGGATGTAGACATTAAATTAAAAGTTCAGTTATTTgaagattacattttttacGTCTGGCTTTGATGTAACATTTCACACTGTATAAGTTAAAGAACTGGGAAGCAGACACCTTTACCAGCTTGTGTTTTGAGGTGTGCTTTCATGAAATTTAAGGAAAATTCCATTAGTTTCTCTTTGTGCTCTTGTCAGGAGGCCTCCACTCTAGTAGAGAGGGCGGGGCTGGAGGAGAAAAAACTCTATTTCTCCACCAACCTTAGGACTTTGGCTGAAAACCAAGAAAAATGGttgaagaaggaagaagaaagctCTCCACCTCCCCCCATCCTACTCTCACGTACAGACCACTCCTTGACCTTTGCTCCAGCACCTTATAAATTGGCGGAACAAGTGAgactttatgtttatttaggcTTAATTTCACCAATATATGAATAGTAGCAAGCAATCCAACATAACATAAACACTTTCAATACTTCTTTTGTACTTTTGTGTCTCTTGTACAGGTGTTCTGGTACCAGCTCTGTGGCCGTGCTGCTGATAGCATAAACCTGAAAGTCCGCCTTGGAGACTGCAGCCTGTCAGGAACAGGAAATATGGTAGAGCTAGTCTCTTTCACAGAAAGACCAATGTCAATGTCAAGTCCAATGAGACACGTTTTTTGTCATCTTGTATGAGCAGATACAAGCCCTTGATAATAACTGGCATTGTATCTTTTCAGGTACCAGCAGTATCTGATGAATGTGTGCTGAGGGTGGAAGGGCTAGTGCCCAACCAGAAGTATGTGTTTGCTGTTGCAGCTTACAACAGCCAGGGCAAGCTACTGGGTAACACCATAGGGGCAGCAACCTTCCCACTGCTGGCATCCATGCCTGTACCACTGCTCTCCACATGGGCTCACTTGGCCCAGGTGAACCTCACACTACTTATGTCAAGTGTTTGCCACACTGCACTTATCGCTTACTGGGTCCACATGCTCACTGAATAAGCTGAATACTGATAGACCTGTgaatacagaaaacaaaggaggaatgaaaagtatttttttcttattaactTCTTTCTCAGGTGGCATTTCAAACTGAGCAATATGCCATAGCAAAGAGAGCCTGCAGGGTGCTGTGGAGCCACTTTACCTCTCTTGACAGTGGGTCCCACAGCACACAGGACAGACTCGCAACCACAGGGTGAGGAATgaatcaaataaacattttaagagTTGAGTTCAAGATTTTTTTAAGGCTTTGTATTTGCTAATCTACTTCCCTGTCCACTTTGCCGAAGGCTGTGTGTCCGGACTCTGCAACGCTCCTCTCCTCACCTGGTCCGGTTGTTCATCACATCCGTATTCATTGAGACAGAAATCAACATTCATCAGGGATCACTCTACTGTGACTCAATCAGTCACAATGGACCTTTTATCTGGGAAAAGGTACAATTTTCCTAATTACCTAAACAAAGGTTATATGTTTAGTTTaatgtacaaataaataaatgacatgtgcatgtatgtgtttgCAGGAAGCCCGACTGGCAGAGTGCGAGCGAATGCTGGTAGCCACAGACCTTGCAATGTGGTTAAATGATGGTGATGCTGCTGTGCAAGCTGTAGTTGGCTGTTATGACCTCTTGGCACCTCTGATTTTCCATCAGGTCATCTGTGACCTTGTAGTAGAGGTAAACAATTCCTCATCTGTGGCATTTTTAACAAGTTAATGTAACACAAACCCCAAATAATTACAAATATATGTTATacctcagtctgtttcaaatgtttgatgtgtttgatgttCAGGTGCTCAAAAAATGCTTGATTGTTTTGGAGGAGAATTCTGGCATTCTCAAACAACAAAATACTGGAAACCCCTCAGAGTCGTTTGTGCACATGATAGCTTGCATTACCTACTACCTGTCGAaggtgtgtctgcatgtgtttatatttagtttGACTGTTTCTGTGCATCCAGGTGATATTAGTTTCACACAATTCCTACATGAAATAAATTATTACCAATCAGGAGACCTACACAGAATATATTCTCACAATTTTTTCTTCTTACCCAGGCTTTCCGTGTGCTCCAAGACCCTCAGATGGCTTCTGTGATGATGGAATGTGGTCGCAGACTACTCCAAGAAGTCTTTGATTCCCATATGCAGATCACAAGACTTGTAAATGAGAAGGTGGGTGTAAGGAATAGCGGGAAGGTGACGATTTCTCTCATGAGGaattttgtttaatttctatttttttcagagatttaagtgtgtgtgtgtgtgtatgtttatgtgtaaTCTAAGATTGATCACGGCACAGTCAATGAAAGGAGGATCAGTCTTGAGCTGAAGGCAGTGCAGTTGAAGAGCAAGAACAGAATACCACCTGAAGAAGCTATCACTGCAGACAATGGTAAAATTAATTATTCCAGAATAACAGATAATTTGATAGTACACAAAGATCTAATATGTGTTTTGTTTAGCTACATATTGTATACCTCTGTCAATTTTAATTTTAGATATTCCATGCTCACTGACTGGCTGTGAGGATCCCACCATATTGTACGATCTAATCTCTAACAGTCCATTAAAAGATGCCTATCAGGAGGGTGAGTAGCACTCAGTTATAGACTTATTTTAAATGCATAATAATTTGTGTTCACTCACaactgtgtggttttttttgtgcattctTGACAGTGACAAAGGTCAGACGCAAGACATATTTTTCTGAAATTGCGGCACTGCTTCTCCAGAGAACCATGGAGGAGGGCGACCCAGACCTTGTGTTGAAGTGGGGGCAGAGTGTACTTGAATATCTCTCCAGGTGTGCTTTTACTAAATAACACTTAGGAGATATGAAGGaacctaaaataaaaaaagatctcAGCTTTCACTTCATACTTCAATTGTTACTGTCCTGTTAAGTTCTGCTCATACTGCACTTCTTCATATCGTGTCTGTATTTCTTTACTACGTTACACTATGTGAATGGTTCTCTTTTTGTCAGGCGTGACGAGGCGATGGGGCCCTCGAGAAAATGTGTGATGGAAACAGTCCATGGAGCAGAAGAGGCAAAAGAACATGAATCTCCCCAGGTGAGAAAACTACAATACAcaaacctgaacacacacaggtacaggaACAGATACAGGAACAGATAAATagaggttttgttttctgtttttctttcattattttttttttataatgatcGAAATATGAAATGAAGTTGCTATTGTCCTTTTTGCAAATCATGCCTCTGGAAACATTAGGACTGACCTTACCAAGGCCAGTGAGCTGTAGGTctcttaaaacacacaaagagaaccAGTCCAAGTATGTCAAACAATGAGTCCCAGTTTCCTACAATGTAAGGTAGCTGCTGCTTACTTTGTATAGTTAATAATAACATATTCCTTGTGACATGCTATTTTGTTGAGTGTTTTTGAATATAACACATCATTTCCTCAATCCAAACTCACAATTCATGGGAACTGGAACTTCAAGGAGAATGTATCACAAATTAAGAAAATGTctatctttttaatttttgttaatTGTCGTAGCAAAAAATACCTTTTGCAATGactgttttatctttaaaacaAATACCAATGTGTTTGCTCCCTCCAAAGCAGAACAAGACTTCTTCCAGtgacacaaaaaagaaactaaagcATAAATTACCACGCAGCATGATGCGGAAAGTGAGAACAAACAGGTACAATACCTCAGTGTCATTATCTGGATGAAGCTGTTGATTaagtttgtatttatctatctGGGTTAGAATAACGAAATGTGCACAATACATTCTGTGTAGAGAGATGCAGATTGTGGAGAGCTTGCTGGCCGCGATGTCCTCTGTGGTGAAACGTAACAAGAGGCGGCTTCAGCTGAGGAAAATGTGCTGTGAAGACAGAGTGTGGAAGGCTCACCTCAACTACAGCATGGCTCAAGCCCATTTAGCGCTGCTTTACCAGAGCTTGGACAACATGCATCGAGAAGTGCTGCTGCCCAGGTTCACCCAAACAAAACCAGCTATTCTGTTATTCTCATAACTCAGGTTACATCAGTTACTTTAACTGGCCCAAGGGCTTGCTATAATTATATGTCATCATAAAGAGATTTAATATTTCTTATAGTATAATTACAACAGTTGTAATGTTAGTAATAGAAGAGATGTGATGTTATAGTGATGTTCTTGGTGTCTGAAGTCAgttattgttttttgaaccTATTATTGCCAAGATAGGTGTTGACAATATCATGATTCTACATATATGATAATATGTGGTCCTATAATAAGATGTGCTGCATGTGCTTGTTTCAGATACAGCTCCTTAAATCCCATGTCTTTCTCTCTGGCCTACTCTGGTGTTCTTATACCAAGGAACTCACGGCAACAGCCATCTCCCAAACATGAGGTTGTCTCAGAGAAAGACATCTCTCACTCAGGTCTTAGGGACTATGTGGCTGCACATAAAGACAAGAGCAAAGAGAAGGGTGAGGGGAAATTACACActctttaaaaaagaatagaaaaacTATCACCTGGTATGTAATCATGACTTTTCTCAACCTTTTCTTCCAACAGTCAGAGCTGACGACTCTGCCACAGAGGAGAGTTATGTGGAGGGAGAGGACTCCTCTCAAACTCTGGAAGAGCAGATTGACATCAAAAGATGTGCCACCACCTTGCTGCTGGACTCACTTAGTAAAGCTGCTTTACACCTCCGAAGGTCCATGGTACTGTATGGTTACACTTAAGCATACAAATTCTAGTGCTACATGTGAATATTGACTATAGATCCAGCCTTTTGAACTTTGTGTATACATGAAATCCATGTGTCTGTATCACAGGGTGTTTTTTCTTTAGATCTGTCATACACTATACTTGTGTATTTTATGTATCTGCTATTCCTATTTTTCCAGGTACTGGCTCATCGTGGCAGCCACTGGACCTACCTGCAGTATGTGTGTCAGACAATGTGGGACCAAAACTGCAGAATCACTGACTTATGGCAGAGAGCCACAGAACTTGAACCTAACTTCCCTATCacagcagaccagctaaatacCATCTTCACCCCACTACTGGTGCTGGCAACTGATCTCATTATAGACATGATGAGTAGACTTGGGGTAAGGTAACATTCAGCTTTATGGACACAGAACTCATCAAAATActtatcctttttttaaataagaccATCAGATTCTAAATGTGTTGCGATATGTATGCTGCCAATGATTCCTATGGTCACCAGAGTCTGTAAAAACACATCACGCCACTGAAAGGAAAAATAACACAAGCCTTCTCAtgtctcttatctttcatattcatCATTGTCCTTCTCAGCTTTGGAGTTCTTATGACAATGATCTGACTGAGGATGAACTGGAGTCAAGTCTGCACTTCTCTGCACCACTGGATGACAGCAGCCAGGTGGACCTACGTTTGGTTCGCACCTTGGTGTTGCATACGCTGGAGCGTCTTCATGAAAAAGGCAAATGGGAAAGCCTAGCTCACTTTGCCTTACTTTACAACTCCTACACAAGGTACATACAACTTacacaaaacatcttaaaatcaCAGACCATATTGCAGTTGTAAAACCCAAGTGCAGGTATGTTTAATTTCAAAAGTTTTAAACGTTAGAAGGTGTAAACACAGTTCCTTTTACCAAGATACTTAGCATTGAGTTTATCTGAGAAACATTTAATGcatgtttaaattaaatttacatGTAAAGCACAATTGGATTTTTGCTCAGCACCACATCAAGAATACACTTTGTAAATCCAGAAGACTCAACTGTGACACTTTCTTTTTGTACATCCCCATAGTTTtgattgtttgtgtctgtgaccGCATCTGTTTGCCTGTCCTAGGGAACGTTATGCCTTGACTGTAACTCCTCTACTAGTCCATGCTCAAAGGAGGCTACTTGAAAGGATAAGTTCATTTGGAGGACCTGAAGTTCCACAACCACACCATGTTAAGACAAAGAGGGCCACTGGCAAGGAGGTAGCacaaagccacacacacaatccagtataaaaacaagtttttaagACAAACTGTCTTAAAAATACTTCAAGTGACGTCTACttgtacatttacatttaagtgTTGAAAGTGTAGCACCTAAGTCATGAATGTCATTATTTCACTctgtgtattatttgtattgtactgtGTATATATTTGGTGCTGTCTTATCTGTACTTCAGGTGACTTATAGGAGCTATGCCACCTGCCAGCTGCTCAGTGGGTGGACGCCTCATTCTACACAGCAACCGGCCCTTCGTAAAAAAGCAGCACATACACACTCCACTCCTAGAGACTCAGTTGACCTTAAAGGTTTGAAAAGATTACCTTTTGTGATGTCATATCATGAGATAAATGATAGCTGAACCTAGAGTagaacaaagatatatcaaacatgtttttacagGTTGTGTTTGCATGAGTATGGTTTTCATACTTCCATGGTTTGATTCCAAGGTTCTGAGATGCAGCACTCCATGTCGCTTGTTTGCGTTCCTCTGGATGTAGAAGACACACTGAGCTGTTACCGTGAAGTTGTTGAGAGGACACCACATTGTCTGCAGGTCTTCCAGCATAGCCGCTCATTGGGGCTGCAGCTTCTGGCTTACACACAGCCCAGTGAGTTCAGTGCTAATGGACACATTAATATACATGCAATCACACaacaactgttttaaaatgtcaatgtATGCACTGCTTGTGTCTCTGTCTAGGCTTTTCCACACAGTCAAAGCACTGTCAGAGCAGAAATCTGTGCCATACTGCAAGTCTGGTTAATTTCAGCCCTGTAGTTATGCCAACTCCAAACATCCAACCTTGTGACCTGACAGAGGAAGATTACCATTCTTCAGATGATCTCTACAGGATCCCTATCAGCCCTGACCACATGCCAACTGTCCTTGCTGCATACTCCAACTCCATTAGTACGATCACATCAGTTTTCTAGAGGCAGAATTTTATAGAGGAGTAGCATTCTAAGTTACAAGACAATAACAAGGAATATTTGGATGAAGTTTGTGTCAGTTTGTCTGAGTCTTTAaggtcttattttctttctcataTCCATCAACCTTTTCTTTAGAGTATCTCCAGGCCAATGGTCATGAGTCTCTCAGAGTCTTGGCACTACACGAATTGGGAAACCTACAGTTCTATAATGGAAACACACGGTAGTATTCTGTTTCTgggatttgtgtttgttttattttatgcatTTACCTGTCGGCATGTAGtgagtaaggatttttttttttcattattttaatcatttcattCTTGTATGTGTTTCATCTCTAGGGCAGCACACTCCACCTGGAGTAAAGCTGTAGATTGTGCCTTACAGACCTCAGGGGCCATAGAAAAATGGAATGGAGTGTCCTTTGGGGATGGCTCCCCACAACAAACCCTGAAGCAGGCTGGCGTTTGGGGATGTCTTCAGGCTGCCGTTCTTGCTGCAAAGATTGCACAGTAAGTTACAGTAAGGTTTATGACTGATTTGCTGTGTATTAATTGTGTGCTCCAGGCTTATGCATTTAAAACTTGCTAGTTTCTGAGGTATATGTTTTGACCTACAGGTATATCTTAACTTCTAATATCAGCCGGAGGACTGAATGCTGTCTCTTGTCTGCTCACCTCTTTAAGGTAACACTACCAAGGGATTTTAATCTCTTCACTCACACATGGTTTTTACCTTTGGTACTTAATTCAACGTTCAGTAAATGAAGACAGGACTCGTGACTTAATATTGCATtgctatgtgtgtttgtgtgtgttcattttttgcatatctatgtgtgtgtttgtgtgtgtgacccaCTTCCCTAGTGTGTACTTTTTTGCTCCTTGACCAAGCCCCAAGCTGACCTCCAGTATGCAGATTATTGCATAGGTGATGAGCTGCTTCCTGGAGTTGATCTTTTTTCAGAGCCCAACAGGCTTCACCTCGGCACCACTGTAGCAAGCCTCAACTTTACTTGCTACTGGCTTTTCACCACAGGCTACCACATCACGGTACAGTTATAAATCCTGTCTGTACTTATTTCTTATTACAATTCTCAAGATACATGATTGACTCTGacttaaatcat contains:
- the LOC117813017 gene encoding cilia- and flagella-associated protein 54-like isoform X6 translates to MELPASYYGKLDKRNPVILAFDRDINSFITVMKRASSSTLDNASHAKGITILVEVWKKYKHRLPPDFYQERMLDIADFLFRIKSYQSALWYGYSLHLLQFSSVKITDIIDLDHFMACFFPEGFDTEQNIFTMKIRAMQGCALCIFEQERKHSILSQKGLRKLLCVLNFIRIMMQAFQQQEHLYCQIYNGSINIYNICCYLMTMDCSAQALEYLLWASVSLELSIPLMTSENLPWIVSLYCAVCHCYYDNQAKLQAEEFARRALGKINELAKMEEQDGVPATRETQRAYKEASVKLAAMIFKWAVFEGRGRPTARIRTKSSLKEIPNAPWPRNTTEEVLMGMFDSSAAQFLGILEALWDGSRRPLEARMPDEPELLDVILELLSAGIGISCEKSTTSESLVMTPTSTLMELAITGENKVPIMSGVRFIKLLFQYRQSDEFTELSRKMLQVLSSVEGQSFRRAELELAILLNFNSLLSSQKSHPRGDNMIDDGQKTLFQMSPEFTGLVETLHKSVCGSSPDVQPGEDLVLDAVLFLWDQIKMVLQRDQSQNLHLERVDEFDKWLWCLFMLCEVAFVCDLATVDCVMMAEMLHTLAIQLESAAECIDQPQNPATCVSHNDGGKLSSFSLLTNSSTELLKKLCEVVERGLNALANGAVTLLPQNVSVVTDSAFMQKFSPRPPSTPSLSSQTSSEEVNEEDEIQRKEEELEIEAESDIKVCQHTQSTHVYLLIKDLLHELNIIHHRVSLKLLQQNAVAESDLMDRIKKNKVSKALFLIQKASMVYTNVEPKNSRETKSLLEEASTLVERAGLEEKKLYFSTNLRTLAENQEKWLKKEEESSPPPPILLSRTDHSLTFAPAPYKLAEQVFWYQLCGRAADSINLKVRLGDCSLSGTGNMVPAVSDECVLRVEGLVPNQKYVFAVAAYNSQGKLLGNTIGAATFPLLASMPVPLLSTWAHLAQVAFQTEQYAIAKRACRVLWSHFTSLDSGSHSTQDRLATTGLCVRTLQRSSPHLVRLFITSVFIETEINIHQGSLYCDSISHNGPFIWEKEARLAECERMLVATDLAMWLNDGDAAVQAVVGCYDLLAPLIFHQVICDLVVEVLKKCLIVLEENSGILKQQNTGNPSESFVHMIACITYYLSKAFRVLQDPQMASVMMECGRRLLQEVFDSHMQITRLVNEKIDHGTVNERRISLELKAVQLKSKNRIPPEEAITADNDIPCSLTGCEDPTILYDLISNSPLKDAYQEVTKVRRKTYFSEIAALLLQRTMEEGDPDLVLKWGQSVLEYLSRRDEAMGPSRKCVMETVHGAEEAKEHESPQNKTSSSDTKKKLKHKLPRSMMRKVRTNREMQIVESLLAAMSSVVKRNKRRLQLRKMCCEDRVWKAHLNYSMAQAHLALLYQSLDNMHREVLLPRYSSLNPMSFSLAYSGVLIPRNSRQQPSPKHEVVSEKDISHSGLRDYVAAHKDKSKEKVRADDSATEESYVEGEDSSQTLEEQIDIKRCATTLLLDSLSKAALHLRRSMVLAHRGSHWTYLQYVCQTMWDQNCRITDLWQRATELEPNFPITADQLNTIFTPLLVLATDLIIDMMSRLGLWSSYDNDLTEDELESSLHFSAPLDDSSQVDLRLVRTLVLHTLERLHEKGKWESLAHFALLYNSYTRERYALTVTPLLVHAQRRLLERISSFGGPEVPQPHHVKTKRATGKEVTYRSYATCQLLSGWTPHSTQQPALRKKAAHTHSTPRDSVDLKGSEMQHSMSLVCVPLDVEDTLSCYREVVERTPHCLQVFQHSRSLGLQLLAYTQPSFSTQSKHCQSRNLCHTASLVNFSPVVMPTPNIQPCDLTEEDYHSSDDLYRIPISPDHMPTVLAAYSNSIKYLQANGHESLRVLALHELGNLQFYNGNTRAAHSTWSKAVDCALQTSGAIEKWNGVSFGDGSPQQTLKQAGVWGCLQAAVLAAKIAQYILTSNISRRTECCLLSAHLFKCVLFCSLTKPQADLQYADYCIGDELLPGVDLFSEPNRLHLGTTVASLNFTCYWLFTTGYHITLLPILALYLHLVRTVCRDVQRTVEAKILKMRALTELCLFTDAVKESVQLTQGTGVLLPNGHDIAKDNPQPVNTFYTNKSLLDNTEALEELVNSEFAPKVCLVYGSTLCLRINLARIQLVLALSSTVHGAPVSESVEGEAGENLRSCSEKSTNLEEKNQDIEGFSKELKLLSLHTQKEKLTLERIKFILLEGASSLLHSVAQELTSQSCSEMENLELAIEINLLQANLYLQQGHTALSSKMAISSLMLLQKSPVHMSGSTSGSQQSTPVHPTAKTGAKDCSVPNSLQGDFPRAIEACEKIGVTLWQRCRLALVRSLAAHNPGTGCLFPGKNLNEETARILQEGIDECSHWGDLDIQVLLMVEGAELEFRRGRTEESEALLQEAISLLSGRTFMPPKSSVTLARATLLLSVLRGAQSVTLLELTLKLLKKQFCLFGESAVLEDGKFYFSPPGLNNIYLPYVTFLDQATMQIGNNFKLGAMEVPVSAQSLQSSSKGPLHLSSKTEKDHHAPVPSRSNQSTLSPTSLTCADR
- the LOC117813017 gene encoding cilia- and flagella-associated protein 54-like isoform X9; protein product: MELPASYYGKLDKRNPVILAFDRDINSFITVMKRASSSTLDNASHAKGITILVEVWKKYKHRLPPDFYQERMLDIADFLFRIKSYQSALWYGYSLHLLQFSSVKITDIIDLDHFMACFFPEGFDTEQNIFTMKIRAMQGCALCIFEQERKHSILSQKGLRKLLCVLNFIRIMMQAFQQQEHLYCQIYNGSINIYNICCYLMTMDCSAQALEYLLWASVSLELSIPLMTSENLPWIVSLYCAVCHCYYDNQAKLQAEEFARRALGKINELAKMEEQDGVPATRETQRAYKEASVKLAAMIFKWAVFEGRGRPTARIRTKSSLKEIPNAPWPRNTTEEVLMGMFDSSAAQFLGILEALWDGSRRPLEARMPDEPELLDVILELLSAGIGISCEKSTTSESLVMTPTSTLMELAITGENKVPIMSGVRFIKLLFQYRQSDEFTELSRKMLQVLSSVEGQSFRRAELELAILLNFNSLLSSQKSHPRGDNMIDDGQKTLFQMSPEFTGLVETLHKSVCGSSPDVQPGEDLVLDAVLFLWDQIKMVLQRDQSQNLHLERVDEFDKWLWCLFMLCEVAFVCDLATVDCVMMAEMLHTLAIQLESAAECIDQPQNPATCVSHNDGGKLSSFSLLTNSSTELLKKLCEVVERGLNALANGAVTLLPQNVSVVTDSAFMQKFSPRPPSTPSLSSQTSSEEVNEEDEIQRKEEELEIEAESDIKVCQHTQSTHVYLLIKDLLHELNIIHHRVSLKLLQQNAVAESDLMDRIKKNKVSKALFLIQKASMVYTNVEPKNSRETKSLLEEASTLVERAGLEEKKLYFSTNLRTLAENQEKWLKKEEESSPPPPILLSRTDHSLTFAPAPYKLAEQVFWYQLCGRAADSINLKVRLGDCSLSGTGNMVPAVSDECVLRVEGLVPNQKYVFAVAAYNSQGKLLGNTIGAATFPLLASMPVPLLSTWAHLAQVAFQTEQYAIAKRACRVLWSHFTSLDSGSHSTQDRLATTGLCVRTLQRSSPHLVRLFITSVFIETEINIHQGSLYCDSISHNGPFIWEKEARLAECERMLVATDLAMWLNDGDAAVQAVVGCYDLLAPLIFHQVICDLVVEVLKKCLIVLEENSGILKQQNTGNPSESFVHMIACITYYLSKAFRVLQDPQMASVMMECGRRLLQEVFDSHMQITRLVNEKIDHGTVNERRISLELKAVQLKSKNRIPPEEAITADNDIPCSLTGCEDPTILYDLISNSPLKDAYQEVTKVRRKTYFSEIAALLLQRTMEEGDPDLVLKWGQSVLEYLSRRDEAMGPSRKCVMETVHGAEEAKEHESPQNKTSSSDTKKKLKHKLPRSMMRKVRTNREMQIVESLLAAMSSVVKRNKRRLQLRKMCCEDRVWKAHLNYSMAQAHLALLYQSLDNMHREVLLPRYSSLNPMSFSLAYSGVLIPRNSRQQPSPKHEVVSEKDISHSGLRDYVAAHKDKSKEKVRADDSATEESYVEGEDSSQTLEEQIDIKRCATTLLLDSLSKAALHLRRSMVLAHRGSHWTYLQYVCQTMWDQNCRITDLWQRATELEPNFPITADQLNTIFTPLLVLATDLIIDMMSRLGLWSSYDNDLTEDELESSLHFSAPLDDSSQVDLRLVRTLVLHTLERLHEKGKWESLAHFALLYNSYTRERYALTVTPLLVHAQRRLLERISSFGGPEVPQPHHVKTKRATGKEVTYRSYATCQLLSGWTPHSTQQPALRKKAAHTHSTPRDSVDLKGSEMQHSMSLVCVPLDVEDTLSCYREVVERTPHCLQVFQHSRSLGLQLLAYTQPSFSTQSKHCQSRNLCHTASLVNFSPVVMPTPNIQPCDLTEEDYHSSDDLYRIPISPDHMPTVLAAYSNSIKYLQANGHESLRVLALHELGNLQFYNGNTRAAHSTWSKAVDCALQTSGAIEKWNGVSFGDGSPQQTLKQAGVWGCLQAAVLAAKIAQYILTSNISRRTECCLLSAHLFKCVLFCSLTKPQADLQYADYCIGDELLPGVDLFSEPNRLHLGTTVASLNFTCYWLFTTGYHITLLPILALYLHLVRTVCRDVQRTVEAKILKMRALTELCLFTDAVKESVQLTQGTGVLLPNGHDIAKDNPQALEELVNSEFAPKVCLVYGSTLCLRINLARIQLVLALSSTVHGAPVSESVEGEAGENLRSCSEKSTNLEEKNQDIEGFSKELKLLSLHTQKEKLTLERIKFILLEGASSLLHSVAQELTSQSCSEMENLELAIEINLLQANLYLQQGHTALSSKMAISSLMLLQKSPVHMSGSTSGSQQSTPVHPTAKTGAKDCSVPNSLQGDFPRAIEACEKIGVTLWQRCRLALVRSLAAHNPGTGCLFPGKNLNEETARILQEGIDECSHWGDLDIQVLLMVEGAELEFRRGRTEESEALLQEAISLLSGRTFMPPKSSVTLARATLLLSVLRGAQSVTLLELTLKLLKKQFCLFGESAVLEDGKFYFSPPGLNNIYLPYVTFLDQATMQIGNNFKLGAMEVPVSAQSLQSSSKGPLHLSSKTEKDHHAPVPSRSNQSTLSPTSLTCADR